A region of Pseudomonas putida DNA encodes the following proteins:
- a CDS encoding extracellular solute-binding protein has translation MMPTHRLRQLAGSLLLACLSLPALAAPQHALTLYDEAPKYPANFKHFDYVNPDAPKGGTFRQSSFGGFDSLNPFINKGVAAENISIIYDTLMRQSQDEPFTEYGLVAGKIEKAPDNSWVRFYLRPEARFHDGHPMRADDVVFTFNALIKDGAPLYRQYYADVAEVVAEDPLRVLFKFKHQNNRELPLILGQLPVLPKHWYEGREFNRGNLEIPLGSGPYKVDEVKAGRTIRYERVKDYWAKDLPINRGQFNFDAMTFDSYRDTAVALEALKAGAFDYALEVSAKNWATAYNVPAVRDGRLIKEELPNGNPTGMQGFIFNLRKPVFQDIRVRQALSLLLDFEWTNKQLFNGAYTRTGSYFENSDMAARGVPSPDELKILEPLRGKVPEQVYSEAFHNPVTDASGMIREQQRQAYKLLQEAGWKIVDDKMVDAQGKPVSIEFLLAQTEFERILLPFKRNLADLGIDLNIRRVDVSQYITRLRSRDYDMIVGGYPQSNSPGNEQREFWSSAAADNPGSRNFIGLRDPAIDQLVEQLINAESRQSLINHARALDRVLLWGYYVIPNWHIKTWRVAYWNHIGHPKVSPKYDIGIDTWWIKPGVTPAVTDVTVGEAN, from the coding sequence ATGATGCCAACGCACCGCCTGCGCCAGCTGGCTGGCAGCCTGCTGCTGGCCTGCCTGAGCCTTCCGGCCCTGGCCGCGCCGCAACACGCGCTGACGCTCTACGACGAGGCGCCAAAATACCCCGCCAACTTCAAGCATTTCGACTACGTCAACCCCGACGCGCCCAAGGGCGGCACCTTCCGCCAGTCCAGCTTCGGTGGCTTCGACAGCCTCAACCCGTTCATCAACAAGGGCGTGGCGGCCGAGAACATCAGCATCATCTACGACACCCTGATGCGTCAGAGCCAGGACGAGCCGTTCACCGAATACGGCCTGGTCGCCGGCAAGATCGAAAAGGCCCCGGACAACAGTTGGGTGCGCTTCTACCTGCGCCCCGAGGCCCGCTTCCATGACGGCCACCCGATGCGCGCCGACGATGTCGTGTTCACCTTCAATGCCCTGATCAAGGACGGTGCGCCGCTGTACCGCCAGTACTACGCCGACGTCGCCGAAGTGGTGGCCGAAGACCCGCTGCGGGTGCTGTTCAAGTTCAAGCACCAGAACAACCGCGAGCTGCCGCTGATTCTGGGCCAGCTGCCGGTACTGCCCAAGCACTGGTACGAAGGCCGTGAGTTCAACCGTGGCAACCTGGAAATCCCCCTGGGCAGCGGCCCGTACAAGGTTGACGAGGTCAAGGCTGGGCGGACCATCCGCTACGAGCGGGTCAAGGACTACTGGGCCAAGGACCTGCCGATCAACCGCGGCCAGTTCAACTTCGATGCCATGACCTTCGACTCTTACCGCGACACGGCCGTAGCGCTAGAGGCATTGAAGGCCGGGGCGTTCGACTATGCGCTTGAGGTCAGTGCAAAAAACTGGGCCACCGCCTACAACGTCCCGGCGGTCCGCGATGGCCGCCTGATCAAGGAAGAGCTGCCCAACGGCAACCCCACCGGCATGCAGGGCTTCATATTCAACCTGCGCAAACCAGTGTTCCAGGACATCCGTGTGCGACAGGCGCTGAGCCTGCTGCTGGACTTCGAGTGGACCAACAAGCAGTTGTTCAACGGCGCCTACACCCGCACCGGCAGCTACTTCGAAAACTCCGACATGGCCGCCAGGGGCGTGCCCTCCCCTGACGAGTTGAAAATACTCGAACCGCTGCGCGGCAAAGTGCCCGAGCAGGTCTATAGCGAGGCCTTCCATAACCCGGTGACCGACGCCAGCGGTATGATCCGCGAACAGCAGCGCCAAGCCTACAAGCTGCTGCAGGAAGCCGGCTGGAAAATCGTCGACGACAAGATGGTCGACGCCCAGGGCAAACCGGTGTCCATCGAGTTTCTGCTGGCCCAGACCGAGTTCGAACGCATCCTGCTGCCGTTCAAGCGCAACCTTGCCGACTTAGGGATTGACCTGAACATCCGCCGGGTCGACGTTTCGCAATACATCACGCGCCTGCGCTCGCGCGACTACGACATGATCGTCGGGGGTTACCCGCAGTCCAACTCGCCGGGCAACGAGCAGCGCGAGTTCTGGTCCAGCGCCGCCGCCGACAACCCTGGCAGCCGCAACTTCATCGGCCTGCGCGACCCGGCCATCGACCAGTTGGTGGAACAGCTGATCAATGCCGAATCACGCCAGAGCCTGATCAACCACGCGCGCGCGCTCGACCGCGTACTGCTGTGGGGCTACTACGTGATCCCCAACTGGCACATCAAGACCTGGCGCGTGGCCTACTGGAACCACATCGGCCACCCGAAAGTCTCGCCCAAGTACGACATCGGCATCGACACCTGGTGGATCAAGCCCGGCGTGACCCCGGCCGTAACCGATGTCACCGTGGGCGAGGCCAACTGA
- a CDS encoding extracellular solute-binding protein, translated as MIRPLLLSISLALSFPAVAMVSESHGYAQFGTLKYPATFTHFDWVNPRAPKGGTLRAMAFGTFDTLNPYTFKGSSPITTPNFQQYGISELNEPLMIGTGQYDPSGDEPTSSYGLIARSVEYSEDRSWVVFNLRPQARFHDGRPITSADVAFSYRTLLKDGHPIYRTNLQEVQRVDILGPLRIRFVFKRAGNPLLILRLGEMPVLPKHYWQGRDFKATTFEPPLGSGPYRITQVQPGRRLVFERVKNYWGKDLAVNRGKYNFKRVEYEFYRDATVAFEAFKAGEFDIYIEHQAKNWANGYNFPAVRRGEVIKAQIPHRIPTQTQGLFMNSRRASFSDPRVRQALGLMLDFEWTNRALFSSAYRRSTSYYPNSEFAANGLPTGKEWLLLAPFRDQLPEKLFSEPYKVSQTEGRGINRQTLRQALGLLAEAGWKLNGQRLVDSKGQQLRLELLLVNPNLERILQPYVENLSSIGIDARLRTVDRAQYKQRLDQFDFDMILMTLNQTLSPGLEQWLYFHSSQAATKGSKNYAGVKDPVVDHLLDTLLAARTRDDQVAAARALDRVLSWQYYMIPNWYLDNHRLAYRNRFAFVTTPPYTLGLNSWWIKTSEKAK; from the coding sequence TTGATACGTCCCCTCCTGCTGTCAATCAGCCTGGCCTTGAGCTTTCCCGCCGTCGCGATGGTGAGCGAAAGCCACGGATACGCGCAGTTCGGCACGCTCAAGTACCCAGCCACATTCACCCACTTCGACTGGGTCAACCCGCGAGCGCCCAAAGGCGGCACCTTGCGGGCCATGGCATTCGGTACCTTCGACACGCTCAACCCTTACACCTTCAAGGGTTCGAGCCCGATCACCACGCCAAACTTCCAGCAATACGGCATCAGCGAGCTGAACGAGCCGCTGATGATCGGCACGGGGCAGTACGACCCCTCCGGCGATGAGCCGACCTCAAGCTACGGCCTGATCGCGCGCTCGGTGGAGTACAGCGAGGACCGCAGCTGGGTGGTGTTCAACCTGCGCCCACAAGCACGCTTCCACGACGGCCGCCCGATCACCTCGGCGGACGTGGCCTTTTCCTACCGCACGCTGCTCAAGGATGGCCACCCCATCTACCGCACCAACCTGCAGGAAGTGCAGCGGGTGGACATCCTCGGCCCCCTGCGCATCCGCTTCGTCTTCAAGCGCGCCGGCAACCCACTGCTGATCCTGCGCCTGGGCGAAATGCCGGTGCTGCCCAAGCACTACTGGCAAGGCCGCGACTTCAAGGCCACCACCTTCGAGCCGCCATTGGGCAGCGGCCCCTACCGCATCACCCAGGTACAGCCCGGACGGCGCCTGGTGTTCGAGCGGGTGAAGAACTACTGGGGCAAGGACCTTGCCGTCAACCGTGGCAAGTACAACTTCAAGCGGGTCGAATACGAGTTCTACCGGGACGCCACCGTGGCGTTCGAAGCGTTCAAGGCCGGCGAGTTCGATATTTATATCGAACACCAGGCCAAGAACTGGGCCAATGGCTACAACTTCCCGGCGGTGCGCCGTGGTGAGGTGATCAAGGCACAAATCCCGCACCGCATTCCGACCCAGACCCAAGGCCTGTTCATGAACAGCCGCAGGGCCTCGTTCAGCGACCCTCGGGTGCGCCAGGCACTGGGCCTGATGCTCGACTTCGAGTGGACCAACCGCGCCCTGTTCAGCAGCGCCTACCGCCGCTCGACCAGCTATTACCCCAACAGCGAATTTGCGGCCAACGGCTTGCCCACCGGCAAGGAGTGGCTGTTGCTGGCGCCGTTCCGTGACCAACTGCCGGAAAAACTGTTCAGCGAACCCTACAAGGTCAGCCAGACCGAAGGCCGTGGCATCAACCGCCAGACCCTGCGTCAGGCCCTGGGCCTGCTCGCCGAAGCTGGCTGGAAGCTCAACGGCCAGCGCCTGGTGGACAGCAAAGGCCAGCAGCTGCGCCTGGAGCTGCTGCTGGTAAACCCCAACCTTGAACGCATCCTGCAACCTTATGTCGAAAATCTGTCCAGTATCGGCATCGATGCACGCTTGCGCACTGTGGACCGCGCCCAGTACAAACAACGCCTGGACCAGTTCGATTTCGACATGATTCTGATGACCCTGAACCAGACCTTGAGCCCCGGCCTTGAACAGTGGCTGTACTTTCACTCAAGCCAGGCCGCGACCAAGGGCAGCAAGAACTATGCTGGGGTCAAGGACCCGGTGGTCGACCACCTGCTCGACACCTTGCTCGCCGCGCGCACCCGCGACGACCAGGTCGCCGCCGCCCGCGCCCTGGACCGCGTGCTCTCATGGCAGTACTACATGATCCCCAATTGGTATCTCGACAATCACCGCCTGGCCTACCGCAATCGGTTCGCCTTTGTCACCACGCCGCCCTACACCCTCGGGCTGAACAGCTGGTGGATCAAGACTTCGGAGAAAGCCAAATGA
- a CDS encoding lytic transglycosylase domain-containing protein: MPSRSRRTSHSVALTRLAQISALALAATLVGCQSTRQLDESDSVRAHNYQARIKHKPAPLLVKPAEQAPQDVWERMRQGFTLQDSIDVNPRIEQQRLWFASNPRYIESAGERGSLYLHYIVERLEERDMPLELALLPAIESAYNPMAYSRAHAAGMWQFIPSTGRHFNLRQTNFYDGRRDVTASTNAALDYLSRLHDMFNGDWLLALAAYNAGEGTVSRAIERNEKLGLPTDYWNLPLPQETRDYVPKLLALSQVVSTPDAYGVNLNPIANEPYFEAVAINDRLDLSRVAAFADIDEDELIQLNPAFKKRMTVDGPQQLLVPTAKAQLLSASLSNLKPEQLVSLQPNKAVFARAVAEAKAPATAARSYRVKRGDNLGTIAKANRVSVRDIKRWNRMSGNSLRAGQVLALRGGNAPSAAGNRVAASSQRSTQYKVRKGDSLYLVAKRFNVEMKHLKRWNPRSGHALKPGQTLTVYLGH, from the coding sequence ATGCCTTCCCGTAGCCGCAGAACCTCTCATTCCGTCGCCCTGACGCGCCTGGCCCAAATCAGTGCGCTGGCCCTGGCCGCCACCTTGGTGGGCTGCCAGAGCACCCGTCAGCTTGACGAATCCGATAGCGTTCGCGCGCACAACTACCAGGCGCGGATCAAGCACAAGCCTGCTCCGCTGCTGGTCAAGCCGGCCGAGCAGGCGCCACAGGACGTCTGGGAGCGCATGCGCCAGGGCTTCACCCTGCAGGACAGCATCGACGTCAACCCGCGCATCGAACAGCAGCGCCTGTGGTTCGCCAGCAACCCGCGCTACATCGAAAGCGCTGGCGAGCGCGGCAGCCTCTACCTGCACTACATCGTCGAGCGCCTCGAAGAGCGCGACATGCCGCTGGAACTGGCCCTGCTGCCCGCCATCGAAAGCGCCTACAACCCGATGGCCTACTCGCGCGCCCATGCGGCGGGCATGTGGCAGTTCATCCCGTCCACGGGGCGCCATTTCAACCTGCGCCAGACCAATTTCTACGACGGCCGTCGCGACGTTACCGCCTCGACCAACGCCGCGCTGGACTACCTGAGCCGCCTGCACGACATGTTCAACGGCGACTGGCTGCTGGCCCTGGCGGCCTACAATGCCGGTGAAGGCACGGTAAGCCGCGCCATCGAACGCAACGAAAAACTCGGCCTGCCGACCGACTACTGGAACCTGCCACTGCCACAGGAAACCCGCGACTACGTGCCCAAGCTTTTGGCCCTGTCGCAGGTGGTGTCTACGCCTGATGCCTATGGCGTCAACCTGAACCCGATTGCCAACGAACCCTACTTCGAGGCGGTGGCCATCAATGATCGCCTCGACCTTTCGCGCGTTGCAGCCTTCGCCGACATCGACGAAGACGAGCTGATACAGCTCAACCCGGCCTTCAAGAAGCGCATGACCGTGGACGGCCCCCAGCAGTTGCTGGTACCGACTGCCAAGGCGCAATTGTTGTCCGCGAGCCTGTCCAACCTCAAGCCTGAGCAACTGGTCAGCCTGCAGCCGAACAAGGCCGTGTTCGCCCGTGCCGTGGCCGAAGCCAAGGCACCCGCGACAGCCGCGCGCAGTTACCGGGTAAAAAGGGGCGATAACCTGGGCACCATCGCCAAGGCCAACCGCGTGTCGGTCAGGGACATCAAGCGTTGGAACCGTATGTCCGGCAACAGCCTGAGGGCTGGCCAGGTATTGGCACTGCGCGGCGGCAATGCGCCGAGTGCCGCAGGCAACCGGGTGGCGGCGTCCTCGCAGCGCTCGACCCAGTACAAGGTGCGCAAGGGCGACTCGCTGTACCTGGTGGCCAAGCGTTTCAATGTCGAAATGAAACACCTCAAGCGCTGGAACCCGCGCAGCGGTCATGCGCTCAAGCCAGGGCAAACGCTGACCGTCTATCTGGGGCATTGA
- the gloB gene encoding hydroxyacylglutathione hydrolase encodes MIQIDALPAFSDNYIWLLQDTAKRRCAVVDPGDAGPVEGWLAAHPDWVLTDILVTHHHNDHVGGVERLKQLTDARVYGPANERIPARDEALTDGDEITVLGLTFQVIGVPGHTLGHIAFYAAQPATPLLFSGDTLFAAGCGRMFEGTAEQMHPSLQRLAALPEHTQVYCAHEYTLSNLRFAKAVEPQNPHVLQRFEEVTRLRAENRITLPSTIGLERLTNPFIRTTETSVKQKADEWKGHSNSTHVAVFAALRSWKDTF; translated from the coding sequence ATGATACAGATCGATGCTCTCCCCGCTTTCTCCGACAACTACATCTGGTTGTTACAGGATACTGCCAAACGCCGTTGCGCGGTGGTCGACCCTGGCGACGCCGGCCCAGTGGAAGGGTGGCTGGCGGCACACCCTGACTGGGTATTGACCGATATTCTGGTGACCCACCACCACAACGACCATGTCGGCGGTGTCGAACGGCTCAAGCAATTGACCGATGCCAGGGTCTACGGCCCGGCCAACGAGCGCATCCCCGCCCGCGATGAAGCGCTGACGGACGGCGATGAAATCACCGTACTGGGCCTGACCTTCCAGGTCATCGGTGTACCCGGCCATACCTTGGGGCATATCGCCTTCTATGCAGCGCAACCGGCAACGCCCCTGCTGTTCAGTGGTGACACCCTGTTCGCGGCCGGCTGTGGGCGCATGTTCGAAGGCACCGCCGAACAGATGCACCCGTCCCTGCAGCGCCTAGCCGCCCTGCCCGAGCACACCCAGGTGTATTGCGCCCACGAATACACCCTGAGCAACCTGCGCTTCGCCAAGGCCGTCGAACCGCAAAACCCGCACGTTCTACAGCGCTTCGAAGAGGTTACCCGGCTGCGCGCCGAAAATCGCATCACCTTGCCATCGACGATCGGCCTCGAACGACTGACGAACCCATTTATTCGCACGACTGAAACATCCGTTAAACAAAAAGCAGACGAATGGAAGGGACATTCAAACAGCACGCATGTCGCTGTTTTTGCTGCCTTGAGGTCTTGGAAGGACACCTTCTGA
- a CDS encoding class I SAM-dependent methyltransferase — MTDQAFAQADPDWVELISLAREWFNGPLGQLMLKEEEKLLEEELGRFFGGYLVHYGPCAEAPPSAPQVQRNVRLGAPLPGVEIVCEEQAWPLSEHAADVVVLQHGLDFSLTPHGLLREAASAVRPGGHLLIVGINPWSSWGMRHLFSHGALRKARCISPSRVGDWLNLLGFALEKRRFGCYRPPLAGPAWQQRLAGWERVAGGWQIAGGGVYLLVARKMVVGLRPLRPERREPMGKLLPLPLAKVNRTAANPDSEKH, encoded by the coding sequence ATGACCGACCAAGCCTTTGCCCAGGCCGACCCCGATTGGGTCGAACTGATCAGCCTGGCCCGTGAGTGGTTCAACGGCCCGCTCGGGCAACTGATGCTCAAGGAAGAGGAAAAACTGCTGGAAGAAGAGCTGGGGCGCTTCTTTGGCGGTTACCTCGTGCACTATGGGCCCTGTGCCGAAGCGCCGCCCAGCGCGCCCCAGGTGCAGCGCAACGTGCGCCTTGGGGCACCGTTGCCGGGGGTGGAGATCGTCTGCGAGGAGCAGGCCTGGCCGTTGAGCGAGCATGCCGCCGACGTGGTGGTGCTGCAGCACGGCCTGGACTTCAGCCTGACGCCCCATGGCCTGTTGCGCGAGGCCGCCAGCGCCGTTCGCCCGGGTGGGCACCTGCTGATCGTCGGTATCAACCCCTGGAGCAGTTGGGGCATGCGCCATCTGTTCAGCCATGGCGCCCTGCGCAAGGCCCGCTGCATCTCGCCCTCGCGGGTGGGCGACTGGCTCAACCTGCTCGGCTTCGCGCTGGAGAAACGCCGCTTCGGGTGCTATCGTCCGCCGCTTGCCGGGCCTGCCTGGCAGCAACGCCTGGCGGGCTGGGAGCGGGTAGCTGGCGGCTGGCAAATTGCCGGCGGCGGCGTGTACCTGCTGGTGGCCCGCAAGATGGTGGTCGGCCTGCGGCCGTTGCGCCCGGAGCGCCGCGAACCCATGGGCAAACTGCTGCCGCTGCCGCTGGCCAAGGTCAACCGTACGGCGGCCAATCCTGATTCTGAAAAGCACTGA
- the rnhA gene encoding ribonuclease HI — MSDSVEMFTDGACKGNPGPGGWGVLMIYKGVEKELWGGERETTNNRMELMAAIQGLMSLKRECEVVLTTDSQYVMKGINEWMVNWKKRGWKTAAKEPVKNADLWQLLDEQVNRHKVSWKWVRGHIGHPGNERADQLANRGVDEVRAAR; from the coding sequence ATGAGCGATAGCGTCGAAATGTTTACCGATGGCGCCTGCAAGGGCAACCCTGGCCCTGGCGGCTGGGGCGTCCTGATGATCTACAAGGGCGTCGAGAAGGAACTGTGGGGCGGCGAGCGCGAGACCACCAACAACCGCATGGAGCTGATGGCCGCGATCCAGGGCCTGATGTCGCTCAAGCGTGAATGCGAGGTGGTGCTGACCACCGACTCGCAGTACGTGATGAAGGGCATCAACGAATGGATGGTCAACTGGAAGAAGCGCGGTTGGAAGACTGCAGCCAAAGAACCTGTGAAAAACGCCGACCTCTGGCAGTTGCTCGACGAGCAGGTCAACCGGCACAAAGTCAGCTGGAAGTGGGTACGCGGCCACATTGGCCACCCAGGCAACGAACGCGCCGACCAGCTGGCCAACCGTGGGGTGGATGAGGTGCGCGCCGCGCGCTGA
- the dnaQ gene encoding DNA polymerase III subunit epsilon produces the protein MEQQQDKRLVILDTETTGMPVGEGHRIIEIGCVEVIGRRLTGRHFHVYLQPDRESDEGAIGVHGITDTFLIGKPRFAEVAEEFFEFIQGATLVIHNAAFDVGFINNEFALLGQRERADLAQHCTILDTLLLARSRHPGQRNSLDALCKRYDIDNSGRELHGALLDSELLADVYLAMTGGQTSLSLAGHGTEGDSDGQGGGGSEIRRITGRTPGPVIMATAEELEAHAERLAAIAKSAGAPAMWQALTEAPAG, from the coding sequence GTGGAGCAGCAGCAAGATAAACGCCTGGTCATTCTCGATACCGAAACCACCGGTATGCCGGTCGGTGAAGGCCATCGCATCATCGAGATCGGCTGTGTCGAGGTCATTGGCCGTCGCCTGACCGGGCGGCATTTCCACGTCTACCTGCAACCTGATCGCGAGAGTGATGAGGGTGCCATTGGCGTTCACGGCATCACCGACACCTTCCTGATCGGCAAGCCGCGTTTCGCTGAGGTCGCCGAAGAGTTCTTCGAGTTCATCCAGGGCGCCACGCTGGTCATCCACAACGCAGCGTTCGACGTTGGCTTCATCAACAACGAGTTCGCCCTGCTGGGGCAGCGCGAGCGTGCCGACCTTGCGCAGCATTGCACCATCCTCGATACCCTGTTGCTGGCGCGTTCCCGTCACCCGGGGCAGCGCAACAGCCTCGACGCACTGTGCAAACGCTACGACATCGACAACTCGGGCCGTGAGCTGCACGGCGCACTGCTCGACTCGGAACTGCTGGCTGACGTCTACCTGGCAATGACCGGTGGCCAGACCAGCCTGTCGCTGGCCGGGCATGGTACTGAAGGTGACAGCGATGGGCAGGGCGGTGGCGGTAGCGAGATTCGCCGTATTACCGGGCGTACGCCTGGGCCGGTGATCATGGCCACTGCCGAGGAGCTGGAGGCGCATGCCGAGCGGCTGGCGGCCATTGCCAAGTCGGCGGGGGCACCCGCGATGTGGCAGGCGTTGACCGAGGCACCTGCGGGTTAA
- a CDS encoding Orn/Lys/Arg decarboxylase N-terminal domain-containing protein codes for MYKDLKFPILIVHRAIKADSVAGDRIRGIAEELRQDGFAILAAADHAEARLVAATHHGLACMLIAAEGVGENTHLLQNMAELIRLARLRAPDLPIFALGEQVTLENAPAEVMSELNQLRGILYLFEDTVPFLARQVARAAHSYLDGLLPPFFKALVQHTAQSNYSWHTPGHGGGVAYHKSPVGQAFHQFFGENTLRSDLSVSVPELGSLLDHTGPLAQAEARAARNFGADHTFFVINGTSTANKIVWHAMVGRDDLVLVDRNCHKSVVHAIIMTGAIPIYLCPERNELGIIGPIPLSEFSPESIQAKVQANPLARDRGQRIKLAVVTNSTYDGLCYHAGLIKQTLGASVEVLHFDEAWFAYAAFHDFFEGRYAMGTACAADSPLVFSTHSTHKLLAAFSQASMIHVQDGARRQLDRDRFNEAFMMHISTSPQYSILASLDVASTMMEGPAGRSLLQEMFDEALSFRRALANLRTHIAAADWWFSIWQPPTAEGIQHLAAQDWLLQPGAEWHGFGEVAGNYVLLDPLKVTLVMPGLSAGGVLGEHGIPAAVVSKFLWERGLVVEKTGLYSFLVLFSMGITKGKWSTLLTELLEFKRHYDGNTRLNSCLPSVVAADASRYQGMGLRDLCDQLHECYRANATAKQLKRLFTRLPQVAVSPARAYDQMVRGEVEAVPIEALLGRVAAVMLVPYPPGIPLIMPGERFTEATRSILDYLAFARAFNDGFPGFVADVHGLQNENGRYTVDCIKECE; via the coding sequence ATGTACAAGGACCTCAAGTTCCCCATCCTCATTGTCCATCGTGCGATCAAGGCCGACAGCGTCGCCGGTGACCGCATTCGGGGCATCGCCGAGGAATTGCGCCAGGACGGTTTCGCCATTCTGGCCGCAGCGGACCACGCCGAAGCGCGCCTGGTCGCTGCCACCCACCATGGCCTGGCCTGCATGCTGATTGCCGCCGAAGGCGTGGGCGAAAACACACATTTGCTACAGAACATGGCCGAGCTGATCCGCCTGGCCCGTTTGCGCGCGCCAGACCTGCCGATTTTTGCCTTGGGCGAGCAGGTCACCCTGGAAAACGCCCCCGCCGAGGTCATGAGCGAGCTGAACCAATTGCGCGGCATTCTTTATTTGTTCGAAGACACCGTGCCGTTTCTTGCACGCCAGGTGGCACGTGCTGCCCACAGTTACCTCGACGGCCTGCTCCCGCCGTTTTTCAAAGCACTGGTGCAGCACACCGCGCAATCCAATTACTCCTGGCATACGCCGGGGCACGGCGGTGGAGTGGCCTATCACAAGAGCCCAGTTGGCCAGGCCTTTCACCAGTTTTTTGGCGAGAACACCCTGCGTTCGGACCTGTCGGTTTCGGTGCCCGAGCTAGGTTCGCTGCTTGATCACACTGGCCCCCTGGCCCAGGCAGAGGCCAGGGCTGCACGCAACTTCGGCGCCGACCACACGTTCTTCGTGATCAATGGCACCTCCACCGCCAACAAGATCGTCTGGCACGCCATGGTCGGCCGCGATGACCTGGTGCTGGTGGACCGCAACTGCCACAAGTCGGTGGTCCACGCGATCATCATGACGGGCGCCATCCCGATCTATCTTTGCCCCGAACGTAATGAACTGGGCATTATCGGGCCGATCCCACTCAGTGAATTCAGCCCCGAGTCGATCCAGGCGAAGGTCCAGGCCAACCCCCTGGCGCGGGATCGCGGGCAGCGCATCAAACTGGCGGTGGTGACCAACTCAACCTACGACGGCCTGTGCTATCACGCAGGGCTGATCAAGCAGACGCTGGGTGCCAGTGTCGAGGTGCTGCACTTTGACGAGGCCTGGTTCGCCTACGCGGCGTTCCACGACTTTTTCGAGGGGCGTTATGCCATGGGTACGGCGTGCGCGGCCGACAGCCCACTGGTGTTCAGCACCCATTCCACGCACAAGTTGCTGGCGGCCTTCAGCCAGGCGTCGATGATCCATGTGCAGGACGGTGCCAGGCGCCAGCTGGACCGTGACCGCTTCAATGAAGCGTTCATGATGCACATCTCGACATCGCCGCAGTACAGCATCCTGGCGTCGCTGGACGTGGCCTCGACCATGATGGAGGGGCCGGCCGGGCGCTCGCTGCTACAGGAAATGTTCGACGAGGCGCTGAGCTTTCGCCGTGCGCTGGCCAATCTGCGCACGCATATCGCTGCGGCCGACTGGTGGTTCAGCATCTGGCAACCGCCGACGGCAGAAGGTATCCAGCATCTTGCGGCACAGGACTGGTTGCTGCAGCCTGGGGCAGAGTGGCATGGCTTTGGTGAGGTGGCGGGCAACTATGTCCTGCTCGACCCGCTGAAAGTGACCTTGGTCATGCCAGGTTTGAGCGCCGGCGGGGTGCTGGGCGAGCATGGCATTCCGGCTGCGGTAGTCAGCAAGTTTCTCTGGGAGCGTGGGCTGGTGGTGGAGAAGACGGGCCTGTACAGCTTTCTGGTGCTGTTCTCCATGGGTATCACCAAGGGCAAGTGGAGCACCTTGCTGACAGAGTTGCTGGAGTTCAAGCGCCACTATGATGGCAACACGCGGTTGAACAGTTGCCTGCCGAGTGTCGTGGCCGCGGATGCATCACGCTATCAAGGGATGGGGCTGCGTGATCTGTGTGACCAGTTGCATGAATGCTACCGCGCCAATGCCACGGCCAAGCAGCTCAAACGCTTGTTCACGCGCTTGCCCCAGGTGGCCGTAAGCCCGGCACGGGCGTATGACCAGATGGTGCGAGGGGAAGTTGAGGCGGTGCCGATCGAGGCATTGCTGGGCCGTGTGGCGGCCGTGATGTTGGTGCCGTATCCGCCCGGCATTCCATTGATCATGCCAGGCGAGCGGTTCACCGAAGCGACCCGCTCGATACTCGACTACCTGGCGTTTGCCCGGGCGTTCAACGATGGCTTCCCTGGTTTCGTTGCCGACGTGCATGGCCTGCAGAACGAAAACGGTCGCTACACCGTGGACTGCATCAAGGAATGCGAATGA